From Streptomyces fungicidicus, one genomic window encodes:
- a CDS encoding replication-associated recombination protein A, which yields MEPDLFTAAAEERQEKDPTGSPLAVRMRPRTLDEVVGQQHLLKPGSPLRRLVGEGASGPAGPSSVILWGPPGTGKTTLAYVVSKATNKRFVELSAITAGVKEVRAVIDGARRASGGYGQETVLFLDEIHRFSKAQQDSLLPAVENRWVTLIAATTENPYFSVISPLLSRSLLLTLEPLTDDDIRDLLRRALTDERGLKGAVTLPDDTTDHLQRIAGGDARRALTALEAAAGAALDKGEAEITLATLEETVDRAAVKYDRDGDQHYDVASALIKSIRGSDVDAALHYLARMIEAGEDPRFIARRLMISASEDIGLADPNALSVAVAAAQAVAMIGFPEAALTLSHATIALALAPKSNAATTAIGAALDDVRKGLAGPVPSHLRDSHYKGATKLGHGKGYTYPHDLPEGIAAQQYAPDALKDREYYEPTRHGAEARYADAVEWTRKHLGRKRS from the coding sequence GTGGAGCCCGACCTGTTCACCGCCGCAGCAGAAGAACGCCAGGAGAAGGACCCGACCGGCAGCCCCCTGGCGGTCCGGATGCGCCCGCGCACCCTCGACGAGGTGGTGGGCCAGCAGCACCTGCTGAAGCCGGGCTCCCCCTTGCGCAGACTGGTCGGCGAGGGCGCCTCGGGCCCCGCGGGTCCCTCCTCGGTGATCCTCTGGGGCCCGCCCGGCACCGGCAAGACCACCCTGGCCTATGTCGTCTCCAAGGCCACCAACAAGCGTTTCGTGGAGCTGTCGGCGATCACCGCGGGCGTCAAGGAGGTCCGCGCGGTCATCGACGGCGCCCGCCGCGCCTCCGGCGGGTACGGCCAGGAGACCGTCCTCTTCCTCGACGAGATCCACCGCTTCAGCAAGGCACAGCAGGACTCCCTGCTGCCCGCCGTGGAGAACCGCTGGGTCACCCTGATCGCCGCGACCACCGAGAACCCCTACTTCTCGGTCATCTCCCCGCTGCTCTCCCGCTCCCTGCTGCTCACCCTCGAACCGCTCACCGACGACGACATCCGCGACCTGCTGCGGCGCGCCCTCACCGACGAGCGGGGCCTGAAGGGTGCCGTCACCCTCCCCGACGACACCACGGACCACCTCCAGCGGATCGCGGGCGGCGACGCCCGCCGCGCGCTCACCGCCCTGGAGGCCGCCGCCGGGGCCGCCCTCGACAAGGGCGAGGCGGAGATCACCCTGGCCACCCTGGAGGAGACGGTCGACCGGGCGGCGGTGAAGTACGACCGCGACGGCGACCAGCACTACGACGTCGCCAGCGCCCTGATCAAGTCCATCCGCGGCTCCGACGTGGACGCAGCCCTGCACTACCTGGCCCGCATGATCGAGGCCGGCGAGGACCCCCGCTTCATCGCCCGCCGGCTGATGATCTCCGCCAGCGAGGACATCGGCCTCGCCGACCCGAACGCGCTGTCCGTCGCGGTCGCCGCCGCCCAGGCCGTCGCCATGATCGGCTTCCCCGAGGCCGCCCTCACCCTCAGCCACGCCACCATCGCCCTCGCCCTCGCCCCCAAGTCCAACGCGGCCACCACGGCGATCGGCGCCGCGCTGGACGACGTACGCAAGGGACTGGCCGGGCCGGTGCCCTCCCACCTGCGGGACAGCCATTACAAGGGCGCGACGAAACTCGGGCACGGGAAGGGCTACACCTACCCGCACGACCTGCCCGAGGGCATCGCCGCACAGCAGTACGCGCCGGACGCCCTCAAGGACCGCGAGTACTACGAGCCCACCCGGCACGGCGCGGAGGCGAGATACGCGGACGCGGTGGAGTGGACCAGGAAACACCTCGGTCGGAAGCGGTCCTGA
- a CDS encoding vitamin K epoxide reductase family protein, translating to MSKTTVKDVDMEPEPSASPRRTASAPRTEGASRALALLLVITGAAGVLAAWVITLDKFKLLEAKVKGETFVPGCSLNPVVSCGSVMESDQASVFGFPNPMLGLVAYGIVVCVGMSLLARARFPRWYWLTFNAGTLFGVVFCAWLMFQSLYRINALCLWCCLAWVATIIMFWYVTSFNVRQGFLPAPGWLKGFFGEFTWVMPVLHIGIIGMLILTRWWEFWTS from the coding sequence ATGAGCAAGACGACAGTCAAGGACGTCGACATGGAGCCCGAACCCTCCGCCTCGCCGCGGCGCACCGCCTCCGCGCCGCGCACGGAGGGCGCGAGCCGGGCCCTCGCCCTGCTCCTGGTGATCACCGGCGCCGCCGGGGTGCTCGCCGCGTGGGTGATCACGCTCGACAAGTTCAAGCTGCTCGAGGCCAAGGTCAAGGGCGAGACGTTCGTCCCCGGCTGCAGCCTCAACCCCGTCGTCTCCTGCGGCAGCGTCATGGAGAGCGACCAGGCCTCCGTCTTCGGCTTCCCCAATCCGATGCTCGGCCTCGTCGCCTACGGCATCGTCGTCTGCGTCGGCATGAGCCTGCTCGCCCGGGCCCGCTTCCCGCGCTGGTACTGGCTCACCTTCAACGCCGGCACCCTCTTCGGCGTCGTCTTCTGCGCCTGGCTGATGTTCCAGTCCCTTTACCGGATCAACGCCCTGTGCCTGTGGTGCTGCCTGGCCTGGGTCGCCACGATCATCATGTTCTGGTACGTGACGTCGTTCAACGTCCGCCAGGGCTTCCTGCCCGCGCCCGGCTGGCTGAAGGGCTTCTTCGGCGAGTTCACCTGGGTCATGCCGGTCCTGCACATCGGCATCATCGGCATGCTGATCCTGACCCGCTGGTGGGAGTTCTGGACCAGCTGA
- the rpsD gene encoding 30S ribosomal protein S4, giving the protein MANQSRPKVKKSRALGIALTPKAVKYFEARPYPPGEHGRGRKQNSDYKVRLLEKQRLRAQYDISERQLVRAYERAAKTSMKTGEALVIELERRLDALVLRSGIARTIYQARQMVVHGHIQVNGKKVDKPSFRVRPDDVVQVRERSKEKTLFTIAREGGFAPDGEIPRYLQVNLKSLAFRLDREPNRKEIPVICDEQLVVEYYAR; this is encoded by the coding sequence GTGGCGAACCAGTCCCGCCCCAAGGTCAAGAAGTCGCGTGCCCTCGGCATCGCGCTGACCCCGAAGGCCGTCAAGTACTTCGAGGCCCGCCCCTACCCGCCGGGCGAGCACGGCCGTGGCCGCAAGCAGAACTCGGACTACAAGGTCCGTCTGCTCGAGAAGCAGCGTCTGCGCGCTCAGTACGACATCTCCGAGCGTCAGCTGGTCCGCGCCTACGAGCGTGCCGCCAAGACGTCGATGAAGACCGGTGAGGCCCTGGTCATCGAGCTCGAGCGCCGTCTCGACGCGCTGGTCCTGCGTTCGGGCATCGCCCGCACGATCTACCAGGCCCGCCAGATGGTCGTGCACGGCCACATCCAGGTCAACGGCAAGAAGGTCGACAAGCCCTCCTTCCGTGTCCGCCCGGACGACGTCGTGCAGGTGCGCGAGCGCAGCAAGGAGAAGACCCTCTTCACGATCGCCCGTGAAGGCGGCTTCGCCCCCGACGGCGAGATCCCGCGCTACCTCCAGGTGAACCTCAAGTCCCTGGCGTTCCGCCTGGACCGTGAGCCGAACCGCAAGGAGATCCCGGTGATCTGCGACGAGCAGCTCGTCGTCGAGTACTACGCCCGCTGA